Proteins from a single region of Streptomyces sp. TN58:
- a CDS encoding amidohydrolase family protein — protein sequence MIETPPLVDQYCHGFLRTELGLGTFEAQLIHSAGPPAAGTTFFDTQTGFAVRRWCPPLLGLEPHAAPARYLARRRELGPDESARRLLRGSHVAAYLVDSGTAGDLTGPKDMALAAGAEAFETVRLESLAEQAADTSGTVASFLARLAEAVHHGAAGAAAFSCAAAPGLAGGPPLDPEPPGPGEVRGAAGRWLAGRPRGGALRDPVLLRHLLWSAVASGLPLQLRTGTGDPSALTGFVRATAGPGTRLVLLGGYPHHRHAARLAEAFPHVYADAGAGLGRTGARAAAVLAELLELAPFGKLLFSSGGRRLPELHAVGALVFREALARVLGGWVAEGSWSWRDAERVAAMVAAGNARRLYRLDRP from the coding sequence ATGATCGAAACGCCGCCCCTGGTGGACCAGTACTGCCACGGATTCCTCCGCACGGAGCTGGGACTGGGCACCTTCGAGGCCCAGCTGATCCACTCCGCCGGCCCGCCCGCCGCGGGCACGACCTTCTTCGACACCCAGACCGGCTTCGCCGTCCGCCGCTGGTGTCCGCCCCTGCTGGGACTGGAGCCGCACGCCGCCCCCGCCCGCTACCTGGCCCGGCGCCGCGAGCTGGGCCCGGACGAGTCCGCCCGGCGGCTGCTGCGGGGGTCGCACGTCGCCGCCTACCTGGTCGACAGCGGGACGGCCGGGGACCTCACGGGTCCCAAGGACATGGCGCTCGCCGCCGGCGCCGAGGCCTTCGAGACGGTCCGCCTGGAGTCGCTGGCCGAACAGGCCGCCGACACCTCCGGGACGGTGGCCTCCTTCCTCGCCCGACTCGCCGAGGCCGTGCACCACGGCGCCGCCGGCGCCGCCGCCTTCTCCTGCGCCGCCGCGCCCGGCCTGGCCGGCGGCCCGCCCCTCGATCCCGAACCACCCGGCCCGGGCGAGGTGCGCGGGGCGGCCGGCCGGTGGCTGGCCGGGCGGCCGCGCGGGGGAGCGCTGCGGGACCCCGTACTCCTGCGGCACCTGCTCTGGAGCGCGGTGGCGTCCGGGCTGCCGCTCCAGCTGCGCACGGGTACGGGGGACCCCTCGGCGCTGACCGGTTTCGTACGGGCCACAGCCGGCCCGGGTACACGGCTGGTGCTGCTCGGCGGGTATCCGCACCACCGGCACGCGGCGCGGCTCGCGGAGGCCTTCCCGCACGTCTACGCCGACGCGGGCGCGGGCCTCGGGCGGACCGGGGCGCGGGCGGCGGCGGTCCTGGCCGAGCTGCTGGAGCTCGCGCCGTTCGGGAAGCTGCTCTTCTCCAGCGGGGGACGGCGGCTGCCGGAACTGCACGCGGTGGGCGCCCTGGTGTTCCGGGAGGCACTGGCCCGGGTGCTGGGCGGCTGGGTCGCCGAAGGGTCCTGGTCCTGGCGGGACGCGGAGCGGGTGGCGGCCATGGTCGCGGCGGGCAACGCCCGCCGCCTCTACCGGCTGGACCGGCCGTGA
- a CDS encoding heme o synthase encodes MCVTAVESRPAGVLGTNPGHRPFGTRVMAFVALTKPRIIELLLITTVPVMFLAEQGVPSLWLVLVTCVGGYLSAGGANALNMYIDRDIDALMDRTSQRPLVTGMVSPRECLVFGITLGVVSTLFFGLLVNWLSAALSLGALLFYVVVYTMLLKRRTTQNIVWGGIAGCLPVLIGWSAVRNEVSWAAVILFLVIFFWTPPHYWPLSMKVADDYARVGVPMLPVVAGNKVVARQIVLYSWVMVGVSLLLTPLGYTGWFYTSVALLAGGWWLWEAHALHARAKAGVTGAKLKEMRLFHWSITYVSLLFVAVAVDPFLR; translated from the coding sequence GTGTGCGTGACGGCCGTCGAATCCCGTCCAGCGGGGGTGCTCGGGACGAACCCCGGTCACCGGCCGTTCGGGACCCGCGTCATGGCTTTCGTGGCATTGACCAAGCCGCGGATCATCGAACTTCTGCTGATCACCACAGTGCCGGTGATGTTCCTCGCGGAGCAGGGCGTTCCGTCGCTGTGGCTGGTCCTGGTGACATGCGTCGGCGGATACCTGTCCGCGGGCGGCGCGAACGCGCTGAACATGTACATCGACCGCGACATCGACGCGCTGATGGACCGCACCTCGCAGCGCCCGCTGGTGACCGGCATGGTCAGCCCGCGTGAGTGCCTGGTCTTCGGCATCACGCTCGGCGTGGTCTCCACCCTGTTCTTCGGCCTGCTCGTCAACTGGCTGTCGGCCGCGCTGTCACTCGGGGCGCTCCTCTTCTACGTCGTCGTCTACACGATGCTGCTGAAGCGGCGCACGACCCAGAACATCGTCTGGGGCGGCATCGCGGGCTGCCTGCCGGTGCTCATCGGCTGGTCCGCGGTCCGCAACGAGGTCTCCTGGGCCGCGGTCATCCTCTTCCTCGTCATCTTCTTCTGGACGCCGCCGCACTACTGGCCGCTGTCGATGAAGGTGGCCGACGACTACGCGCGCGTCGGTGTGCCGATGCTCCCCGTCGTCGCGGGCAACAAGGTCGTGGCGCGCCAGATCGTCCTCTACAGCTGGGTGATGGTCGGCGTCTCGCTGCTGCTGACCCCGCTGGGGTACACCGGCTGGTTCTACACCTCGGTCGCGCTGCTGGCCGGCGGATGGTGGCTGTGGGAGGCGCACGCGCTGCACGCGCGGGCCAAGGCGGGCGTGACGGGCGCGAAGCTCAAGGAGATGCGCCTGTTCCACTGGTCGATCACCTATGTGTCGCTGCTGTTCGTCGCGGTGGCCGTGGATCCCTTCCTCCGCTGA
- the tkt gene encoding transketolase: MSTKPTTTELEWTELDQRAVDTARVLAADAVQKVGNGHPGTAMSLAPAAYTLFQKVMRHDPADPEWVGRDRFVLSAGHSSLTLYTQLYLGGFGLELDDLKSFRTWGSKTPGHPEYGHTAGVETTTGPLGQGVANAVGMAMAARYERGLFDPEAAPGTSPFDHMVYAIAGDGCLQEGISHEASALAGHQKLGNLVLLWDDNHISIEGDTETAVSEDTVKRYEAYGWHVQRVEQQENGDLDPKALFAALQAAKAVTDRPSFIAARSIIAWPAPHAQNTEAAHGSALGDDEVAATKRVLGFDPEQTFEVSDEVIAHTRKALDRGREAKAAWEKDFSAWRTANPERAAEFDRINANELPAGWEDELPVFEAGKGVATRAASGKVLQALGAVIPELWGGSADLAGSNNTTIDKESSFLPVGNPLPEADPYGRTIHFGIREHAMAAAMNGIALHGHTRIYGGTFLVFSDYMRNAVRLSALMHLPVTYVWTHDSIGLGEDGPTHQPVEHLASLRAIPGLNIVRPADANETAVAWREILRRHTKVFGKGAPHGLALTRQGVPTYERNEAAAKGGYVLFEAEGGPAQVLLIATGSEVHVAVEAREQLQAQGVPTRVVSMPSVEWFEEQGQEYKDSVLPPSVKARVAVEAGIGLTWHRYVGDAGRIVSLEHFGASADAKVLFREFGFTPENVVAAANESLAAAR; the protein is encoded by the coding sequence GTGAGCACCAAGCCGACCACCACAGAGCTCGAATGGACCGAACTGGACCAGCGGGCCGTCGACACCGCCCGCGTCCTGGCCGCTGACGCGGTCCAGAAGGTCGGAAACGGCCACCCCGGTACGGCGATGAGCCTGGCCCCCGCCGCCTACACCCTCTTCCAGAAGGTGATGCGGCACGACCCGGCGGACCCCGAGTGGGTGGGCCGCGACCGCTTCGTGCTCTCCGCGGGGCACTCGTCCCTGACCCTCTACACCCAGCTGTACCTGGGCGGGTTCGGGCTGGAACTGGACGACCTGAAGTCCTTCCGCACCTGGGGCTCCAAGACCCCCGGCCACCCGGAGTACGGCCACACGGCCGGCGTCGAGACCACCACCGGCCCCCTCGGCCAGGGTGTCGCCAACGCCGTCGGCATGGCCATGGCCGCCCGCTACGAGCGCGGCCTCTTCGACCCGGAGGCCGCCCCCGGCACCTCCCCGTTCGACCACATGGTCTACGCGATCGCGGGCGACGGCTGCCTCCAGGAGGGCATCTCCCACGAGGCGTCCGCACTGGCCGGCCACCAGAAGCTGGGCAACCTCGTCCTGCTGTGGGACGACAACCACATCTCCATCGAGGGTGACACGGAGACGGCCGTCTCCGAGGACACCGTCAAGCGCTACGAGGCGTACGGCTGGCACGTCCAGCGCGTCGAGCAGCAGGAGAACGGCGACCTCGACCCGAAGGCGCTGTTCGCCGCGCTCCAGGCCGCCAAGGCCGTCACGGACCGCCCGTCCTTCATCGCGGCCCGCTCGATCATCGCCTGGCCCGCCCCGCACGCCCAGAACACCGAGGCCGCCCACGGCTCGGCGCTCGGCGACGACGAGGTCGCGGCCACCAAGCGCGTGCTCGGCTTCGACCCGGAGCAGACCTTCGAGGTCTCCGACGAGGTCATCGCCCACACCCGCAAGGCGCTGGACCGTGGCCGCGAGGCCAAGGCCGCGTGGGAGAAGGACTTCTCCGCCTGGCGCACCGCCAACCCGGAGCGCGCCGCCGAGTTCGACCGCATCAACGCCAACGAGCTGCCCGCCGGCTGGGAGGACGAGCTCCCCGTCTTCGAGGCCGGCAAGGGCGTCGCCACCCGCGCCGCGTCCGGCAAGGTCCTGCAGGCGCTCGGCGCGGTCATCCCGGAGCTGTGGGGCGGCTCGGCCGACCTGGCAGGCTCCAACAACACCACCATCGACAAGGAGTCCTCCTTCCTGCCGGTGGGCAACCCGCTGCCGGAGGCCGACCCGTACGGCCGCACCATCCACTTCGGCATCCGCGAGCACGCCATGGCCGCGGCCATGAACGGCATCGCCCTGCACGGCCACACCCGTATCTACGGCGGCACCTTCCTGGTGTTCTCCGACTACATGCGCAACGCCGTGCGCCTGTCCGCGCTGATGCACCTGCCGGTGACGTACGTGTGGACGCACGACTCCATCGGCCTCGGCGAGGACGGCCCGACCCACCAGCCGGTCGAGCACCTCGCGTCGCTGCGCGCGATCCCGGGCCTGAACATCGTGCGCCCGGCCGACGCCAACGAGACCGCCGTCGCCTGGCGCGAGATCCTGCGCCGCCACACCAAGGTCTTCGGCAAGGGCGCCCCGCACGGCCTGGCGCTGACCCGCCAGGGCGTGCCGACCTACGAGCGCAACGAGGCCGCCGCCAAGGGCGGGTACGTCCTGTTCGAGGCCGAGGGCGGTCCGGCGCAGGTCCTCCTCATCGCCACCGGCTCCGAGGTGCACGTGGCCGTCGAGGCCCGCGAGCAGCTCCAGGCCCAGGGCGTCCCGACCCGTGTCGTCTCGATGCCGTCGGTGGAGTGGTTCGAGGAGCAGGGCCAGGAGTACAAGGACAGCGTGCTGCCGCCGTCGGTCAAGGCGCGCGTCGCGGTCGAGGCGGGCATCGGCCTGACCTGGCACCGCTACGTGGGCGACGCCGGCCGGATCGTGTCGCTGGAGCACTTCGGCGCCTCCGCCGACGCGAAGGTGCTCTTCCGCGAGTTCGGCTTCACGCCCGAGAACGTGGTGGCCGCCGCCAACGAATCCCTCGCCGCCGCGCGCTGA
- the tal gene encoding transaldolase translates to MTDALKRLSDEGVAIWLDDLSRKRITSGNLAELIDQSHVVGVTTNPAIFQKAISGGEGYEQQLTDLATRRVTVEEALRMITTADVRDAADILRPVYDRTDGQDGRVSIEVDPRLAHDTAATVAEAKQLAWLVDRPNTLIKIPATKAGLPAITEVIGRGISVNVTLIFSLERYREVMDAYLAGLEKAKAAGLDLSLIHSVASFFVSRVDTEIDKRLDAVGTDEAKALKGKAALANARLAYQAYEEVFSSERWTALERAGANKQRALWASTGVKDPAYKDTLYVDDLVAPNTVNTMPEATLEATADHGSITGDTVRGSYEQARAELDAVAKLGISYDDVVQLLEDEGVEKFEASWNDLLKSTEAELQRLAPTEA, encoded by the coding sequence ATGACAGACGCACTCAAGCGCCTCTCCGACGAAGGCGTCGCGATCTGGCTGGACGACCTGTCCCGCAAGCGCATCACCTCCGGCAATCTGGCCGAGCTCATCGACCAGTCGCACGTGGTCGGTGTCACCACCAACCCGGCGATCTTCCAGAAGGCCATCAGCGGTGGCGAGGGCTACGAGCAGCAGCTCACCGACCTCGCGACCCGCCGGGTCACCGTGGAAGAGGCCCTGCGCATGATCACGACGGCGGACGTCAGGGACGCCGCCGACATCCTGCGCCCGGTCTACGACCGCACCGACGGCCAGGACGGCCGCGTGTCCATCGAGGTGGACCCCCGGCTGGCGCACGACACCGCGGCGACGGTCGCCGAGGCCAAGCAGCTCGCCTGGCTGGTGGACCGCCCGAACACGCTCATCAAGATCCCGGCGACGAAGGCCGGCCTGCCGGCGATCACCGAGGTCATCGGCCGGGGCATCAGCGTCAACGTCACGCTGATCTTCTCGCTGGAGCGCTACCGCGAGGTCATGGACGCGTACCTGGCCGGTCTGGAGAAGGCGAAGGCCGCCGGCCTGGACCTCTCCCTGATCCACTCGGTCGCCTCCTTCTTCGTGTCCCGCGTGGACACCGAGATCGACAAGCGCCTGGACGCCGTCGGCACCGACGAGGCGAAGGCCCTCAAGGGCAAGGCGGCGCTCGCCAACGCCCGTCTGGCCTACCAGGCCTACGAGGAGGTCTTCTCCTCCGAGCGCTGGACCGCCCTGGAGCGCGCCGGCGCCAACAAGCAGCGTGCGCTGTGGGCCTCGACCGGCGTCAAGGACCCGGCGTACAAGGACACCCTGTACGTGGACGACCTGGTCGCCCCGAACACGGTGAACACCATGCCGGAGGCCACCCTGGAGGCCACCGCGGACCACGGTTCCATCACGGGTGACACCGTCCGCGGCTCCTACGAGCAGGCCCGCGCCGAGCTCGACGCGGTCGCGAAGCTGGGCATCTCGTACGACGATGTCGTTCAGCTGCTGGAAGACGAGGGCGTCGAGAAGTTCGAGGCGTCCTGGAACGACCTGCTGAAGTCGACCGAGGCGGAGCTGCAGCGCCTTGCCCCCACGGAGGCCTGA
- the zwf gene encoding glucose-6-phosphate dehydrogenase, with protein sequence MSVNGANPLRDAQDRRLPRIAGPSGLVIFGVTGDLSRKKLMPAVYDLANRGLLPPGFSLIGFARREWEHEDFAQEVYEAVKEHSRTPFREEVWQQLVQGCRFVQGDFDDDTAFETLKATIDELDKAQGTGGNFAFYLSVPPKFFPKVVQQLKDHGLAQKEGSWRRAVIEKPFGHDLKSAEELNKVVHEVFPRDEVFRIDHYLGKETVQNILALRFANTMFEPIWNRSYVDHVQITMAEDIGIGGRAGYYDGIGAARDVIQNHLLQLLALTAMEEPGSFHPKALVAEKLKVLTAVQLPEDLGKHTVRGQYAAAWQGGEKVVGYLEEDGIDPKSKTDTYAAIRLEINNRRWAGVPFYLRTGKRLGRRVTEIAVVFKRAPYLPFESGATEELGQNALVIRVQPDEGVTVRFGSKVPGTSMEVRDVTMDFAYGESFTESSPEAYERLILDVLLGDANLFPRHQEVELSWNILDPIEEYWDRHGKPAQYPAGTWGPVEADEMLARDGRSWRRP encoded by the coding sequence TTGTCTGTAAACGGAGCGAACCCGCTTCGTGACGCACAGGACCGGCGGCTCCCGCGCATCGCGGGGCCGTCCGGCCTGGTCATTTTCGGCGTTACGGGTGACCTGTCGCGCAAGAAGCTGATGCCTGCCGTCTACGACCTCGCCAACCGCGGCCTGCTGCCGCCGGGCTTCTCCCTCATCGGGTTCGCCCGCAGGGAGTGGGAGCACGAGGACTTCGCCCAGGAGGTGTACGAGGCGGTCAAGGAGCACTCGCGCACCCCCTTCCGTGAGGAGGTCTGGCAGCAGCTCGTGCAGGGCTGCCGCTTCGTCCAGGGCGACTTCGACGACGACACCGCCTTCGAGACGCTGAAGGCGACGATCGACGAACTCGACAAGGCGCAGGGCACGGGCGGCAACTTCGCCTTCTACCTGTCCGTCCCTCCGAAGTTCTTCCCCAAGGTGGTCCAGCAGCTCAAGGACCACGGTCTGGCGCAGAAGGAGGGCTCCTGGCGGCGTGCCGTCATCGAGAAGCCCTTCGGCCACGACCTGAAGAGCGCCGAGGAGCTCAACAAGGTCGTCCACGAGGTCTTCCCGCGTGACGAGGTCTTCCGGATCGACCACTACCTCGGCAAGGAGACCGTCCAGAACATCCTTGCCCTGCGCTTCGCCAACACGATGTTCGAGCCGATCTGGAACCGGTCGTACGTCGACCACGTGCAGATCACCATGGCCGAGGACATCGGCATCGGGGGCCGGGCGGGCTACTACGACGGCATCGGCGCGGCCCGTGACGTCATCCAGAACCACCTGCTCCAGCTGCTCGCGCTGACCGCGATGGAGGAGCCCGGCTCCTTCCACCCCAAGGCGCTCGTGGCGGAGAAGCTCAAGGTCCTCACGGCGGTCCAGCTGCCGGAGGATCTGGGCAAGCACACCGTGCGCGGCCAGTACGCGGCGGCCTGGCAGGGCGGCGAGAAGGTCGTCGGGTACCTCGAAGAGGACGGCATCGACCCCAAGTCGAAGACCGACACCTACGCGGCGATCCGCCTGGAGATCAACAACCGCCGCTGGGCGGGCGTCCCCTTCTACCTGCGGACGGGCAAGCGCCTGGGCCGCCGGGTGACCGAGATCGCCGTGGTCTTCAAGCGGGCCCCGTACCTGCCCTTCGAGTCGGGCGCGACCGAGGAGCTGGGGCAGAACGCCCTCGTCATCCGGGTCCAGCCGGACGAGGGCGTGACGGTGCGCTTCGGTTCCAAGGTTCCGGGCACCTCCATGGAGGTCCGGGACGTCACGATGGACTTCGCCTACGGCGAGTCCTTCACGGAGTCGAGCCCCGAGGCGTACGAGCGGCTCATCCTCGACGTGCTCCTCGGCGACGCGAACCTCTTCCCGCGCCACCAGGAGGTGGAGCTGTCCTGGAACATCCTCGACCCCATCGAGGAGTACTGGGACAGGCACGGCAAGCCCGCGCAGTACCCGGCGGGCACCTGGGGACCGGTCGAGGCGGACGAGATGCTCGCACGAGACGGACGGAGCTGGCGCCGGCCATGA
- the opcA gene encoding glucose-6-phosphate dehydrogenase assembly protein OpcA, with protein MKIDLTETNSSKINAAMVQARRDIGTPAVGMVLTLVIVTDEENAYDALKSANDASHEHPSRIVVVIKRASRSPRSRRDARLDAEVRVGADAGSGETVVLRLHGELVDHAQSVVLPLLLPDAPVVVWWPDGAPTDLAGDPLGALGQRRITDTYSCEDPVGTLGSRAGAYAPGDTDLSWTRITPWRSMLAAALDQQAVTVVSATVEGEGDNPSCELLAMWLADRLQVPVRRTLSAGPGLTAVRLATKDGDIVLNRADGGLATLCMPGQPDRNVALKRRDTAELLAEELRRLDPDNTYAASLKYGVSHLAAATPEPEAPAEAESAKPAAKPAAKPAKKAPAK; from the coding sequence ATGAAGATCGACCTCACGGAGACCAACTCCAGCAAGATCAATGCCGCGATGGTGCAGGCACGCCGGGACATCGGCACGCCGGCCGTCGGCATGGTCCTCACGCTGGTGATCGTGACCGACGAGGAGAACGCGTACGACGCGCTCAAGTCGGCGAACGACGCGTCCCACGAACACCCCTCGCGGATCGTCGTCGTCATCAAGCGGGCCAGCCGCTCGCCCCGCAGCCGCCGTGACGCCCGGCTCGACGCGGAAGTCCGCGTCGGGGCGGACGCGGGCAGCGGCGAGACGGTCGTGCTGCGCCTTCACGGCGAACTGGTCGACCACGCCCAGTCGGTGGTTCTCCCGCTGCTCCTTCCGGATGCGCCTGTGGTCGTCTGGTGGCCGGACGGTGCTCCCACGGACCTGGCGGGCGATCCGCTGGGTGCGCTCGGGCAGCGCCGCATCACGGACACGTACTCCTGCGAGGACCCGGTCGGGACGCTCGGCTCCCGGGCCGGGGCGTACGCCCCCGGGGACACGGACCTGTCGTGGACCCGGATCACGCCGTGGCGCTCCATGCTGGCGGCGGCGCTGGACCAGCAGGCGGTGACGGTCGTCTCGGCGACCGTGGAGGGCGAGGGCGACAACCCGAGCTGTGAACTGCTGGCCATGTGGCTGGCGGACCGGCTCCAGGTCCCCGTCCGCCGCACGCTGTCGGCGGGGCCTGGCCTGACCGCCGTACGTCTGGCGACGAAGGACGGCGACATCGTCCTGAACCGCGCGGACGGCGGGCTCGCCACGCTGTGCATGCCGGGCCAGCCCGACCGGAACGTGGCGCTCAAGCGCCGCGACACGGCCGAGCTCCTGGCGGAGGAGCTGCGCCGGCTGGACCCGGACAACACGTACGCGGCCTCCCTGAAGTACGGGGTGTCCCATCTGGCGGCGGCGACGCCGGAGCCGGAGGCTCCCGCCGAGGCCGAGTCCGCGAAGCCGGCGGCCAAGCCGGCCGCCAAGCCGGCGAAGAAGGCCCCGGCCAAGTAG
- the pgl gene encoding 6-phosphogluconolactonase, whose amino-acid sequence MTTPQVVVHRDKELMAQATAARLITKIVDAQTARGTASVVLTGGRNGNGLLAALATAPARDAIDWQRLDLWWGDERYVPADDPERNHTQARQALLDSVPVDPARVHAMPASDGPYGADVDAAAAAYAAELAKAAGPEDHGPVPTFDVLMLGVGPDTHVASLFPEHPAARETDRTVVGVHGAPKPPPTRVSLTLPAIRAAREVWLLAAGEDKAGAVSIALGGAGGVQAPAAQAYGRSRTLWLLDRAAAAKLPSGMYPPAS is encoded by the coding sequence ATGACGACTCCTCAGGTCGTCGTCCACCGGGACAAGGAACTGATGGCCCAGGCCACCGCGGCCCGGCTCATCACGAAGATCGTGGACGCTCAGACGGCCCGCGGCACCGCGTCCGTGGTCCTCACCGGCGGACGCAACGGCAACGGACTCCTCGCCGCACTGGCCACCGCCCCTGCCCGCGACGCGATCGACTGGCAGCGGCTCGACCTGTGGTGGGGCGACGAGCGGTACGTGCCCGCCGACGACCCCGAGCGCAACCACACCCAGGCCCGCCAGGCCCTCCTGGACTCCGTCCCGGTCGACCCCGCGCGCGTGCACGCCATGCCCGCCTCGGACGGCCCGTACGGCGCCGACGTGGACGCGGCGGCCGCCGCGTACGCGGCGGAGCTGGCGAAGGCGGCCGGTCCGGAGGACCACGGCCCGGTGCCCACCTTCGACGTGCTGATGCTGGGCGTCGGCCCGGACACGCACGTGGCCTCGCTGTTCCCCGAGCACCCGGCGGCCCGGGAGACCGACCGCACGGTGGTCGGCGTGCACGGCGCGCCCAAGCCCCCGCCCACCCGGGTCTCGCTGACCCTCCCGGCCATCCGGGCGGCCCGCGAGGTCTGGCTGCTGGCGGCCGGCGAGGACAAGGCCGGGGCGGTATCCATCGCCCTCGGCGGGGCGGGCGGGGTGCAGGCGCCGGCCGCGCAGGCGTACGGGCGCTCACGCACCCTGTGGCTCCTGGACCGTGCGGCGGCGGCGAAACTGCCGTCCGGGATGTATCCCCCGGCCTCCTGA
- the pgi gene encoding glucose-6-phosphate isomerase has protein sequence MNAESRAKLNRMPEWLALGKHREEFGHTHLRQLFEENPGRGAGYTLQVGDLHIDYSKHLVTDETLELLRELAAATGVAELREAMFRGEKINTTEDRAVLHTALRAPADTVVEVDGEDVVPGVHAVLDKMAAFSEQIRSGKWTGFTGQRIRNVVNIGIGGSDLGPAMAYEALRAFTDRGLTVRFVSNVDGADLHEAVRDLDPAETLFIIASKTFTTIETITNATSARGWLLAGLGGDQAAVARHFVALSTNAEKVTEFGIDPANMFEFWDWVGGRYSFDSAIGLSLMIAIGPGAFRDLLAGFHLMDQHFRTAPAEENAPLLMGLLGIWYGAFFDAQSHAVLPYSHYLSRFTAYLQQLDMESNGKSVDRDGDPVQWQTGPVVWGTPGTNGQHAYYQLIHQGTKVIPADFIGFANPVAELEAAPAAQHDLLMANFFAQTQALAFGKTADEVRAEGAPESLVPHKTFHGNHPTTTILATELTPGVLGQLIALYEHKVFVQGAVWNIDSFDQWGVELGKVLAKRVEPALTEGVDVPGLDASTQSLVTTYRKLRGRA, from the coding sequence ATGAACGCAGAGAGCAGGGCGAAGCTCAACCGCATGCCGGAGTGGCTGGCACTCGGCAAGCACCGGGAGGAGTTCGGGCACACGCACCTGCGGCAGCTGTTCGAGGAGAACCCCGGCCGCGGCGCCGGATACACCCTGCAGGTCGGCGACCTGCACATCGACTACTCCAAGCACCTCGTCACCGACGAGACGCTGGAGCTGCTGCGCGAACTGGCGGCGGCCACGGGCGTGGCCGAGCTGCGCGAGGCCATGTTCCGCGGCGAGAAGATCAACACGACCGAGGACCGGGCGGTGCTGCACACCGCGCTGCGCGCACCGGCCGACACCGTGGTCGAGGTGGACGGCGAGGACGTCGTCCCCGGCGTGCACGCGGTCCTCGACAAGATGGCGGCCTTCTCCGAGCAGATCAGGTCCGGGAAGTGGACCGGCTTCACCGGGCAGCGCATCAGGAACGTCGTCAACATCGGCATCGGCGGCTCCGACCTGGGCCCCGCCATGGCCTACGAGGCCCTGCGCGCCTTCACCGACCGCGGCCTGACCGTCCGCTTCGTCTCCAACGTCGACGGCGCGGACCTGCACGAGGCCGTGCGCGACCTGGACCCGGCCGAGACGCTGTTCATCATCGCCTCCAAGACCTTCACCACCATCGAGACCATCACCAACGCCACGTCGGCGCGCGGCTGGCTGCTCGCGGGTCTGGGCGGCGACCAGGCCGCCGTGGCGCGGCACTTCGTGGCGCTGTCGACCAACGCGGAGAAGGTCACCGAGTTCGGCATCGACCCGGCCAACATGTTCGAGTTCTGGGACTGGGTCGGCGGGCGCTACTCCTTCGACTCGGCCATCGGGCTCTCCCTGATGATCGCGATCGGCCCGGGCGCCTTCCGCGACCTGCTCGCCGGCTTCCACCTGATGGACCAGCACTTCCGCACCGCGCCCGCCGAGGAGAACGCCCCGCTCCTGATGGGCCTGTTGGGGATCTGGTACGGCGCCTTCTTCGACGCGCAGTCGCACGCGGTGCTCCCGTACAGCCACTACCTCTCGCGTTTCACGGCGTACCTGCAGCAGCTGGACATGGAGTCCAACGGCAAGTCCGTGGACCGCGACGGCGATCCGGTCCAGTGGCAGACGGGCCCCGTGGTCTGGGGCACGCCCGGCACCAACGGCCAGCACGCCTACTACCAGCTCATCCACCAGGGGACGAAGGTGATCCCGGCGGACTTCATCGGCTTCGCGAACCCGGTCGCCGAGCTGGAAGCGGCCCCGGCGGCCCAGCACGACCTGCTGATGGCCAACTTCTTCGCGCAGACCCAGGCCCTGGCCTTCGGCAAGACGGCCGACGAGGTCCGCGCGGAAGGGGCGCCGGAGTCGCTGGTCCCGCACAAGACCTTCCACGGCAACCACCCCACGACCACCATCCTGGCCACCGAGCTCACCCCCGGGGTGCTCGGCCAGCTCATCGCCCTGTACGAGCACAAGGTGTTCGTACAGGGCGCCGTGTGGAACATCGACTCCTTCGACCAGTGGGGCGTCGAGCTCGGCAAGGTCCTCGCCAAGCGCGTCGAGCCCGCCCTGACCGAAGGCGTGGACGTGCCCGGCCTGGACGCCTCGACGCAGTCGCTGGTGACCACCTACCGCAAGCTGCGCGGACGCGCCTGA
- a CDS encoding RNA polymerase-binding protein RbpA → MASGNAIRGSRVGAGPMGEAERGESAPRLRISFWCSNGHETQPSFASDAQVPDTWDCPRCGFPAGQDRDNPPAPPRTEPYKTHLAYVRERRSDADGEAILAEALAKLRGEI, encoded by the coding sequence GTGGCAAGTGGCAACGCGATCCGTGGTAGCCGGGTCGGAGCGGGGCCGATGGGTGAGGCGGAGCGCGGCGAGTCCGCACCCCGCCTGCGCATCTCCTTCTGGTGCTCGAACGGGCACGAGACGCAGCCGAGCTTCGCCAGCGACGCGCAGGTGCCGGACACCTGGGACTGCCCGCGCTGCGGGTTCCCGGCCGGCCAGGACCGGGACAACCCGCCCGCGCCGCCGCGCACCGAACCGTACAAGACGCACCTGGCGTACGTACGGGAGCGGCGCTCCGACGCCGACGGCGAGGCGATCCTCGCCGAGGCGCTCGCCAAGCTCCGGGGCGAGATCTGA